The following proteins are encoded in a genomic region of Struthio camelus isolate bStrCam1 chromosome 3, bStrCam1.hap1, whole genome shotgun sequence:
- the LOC104137781 gene encoding LOW QUALITY PROTEIN: uncharacterized protein (The sequence of the model RefSeq protein was modified relative to this genomic sequence to represent the inferred CDS: substituted 3 bases at 3 genomic stop codons) — MRILYLLFSLLFLALQVSPGLSSPRRDMLFCRKGTCHFGGCPAHLVKVGSCFGFRACCKWXAVGCIRSLWTVQXRALKISSKSSNFLXIPLLLKPQDPDTIKSQASFISDTKSFVKISKYKCIRYCFPSFE; from the exons ATGAGGATCCTTTACCtactcttttctctcctctttttggcCCTCCAGGTTTCTCCAG GACTGTCTTCGCCTCGGCGGGACATGCTTTTCTGTAGAAAAGGAACCTGTCATTTTGGAGGATGTCCTGCCCACTTGGTTAAGGTTGGAAGTTGCTTTGGTTTCCGCGCCTGCTGCAAATGGTGA GCCGTGGGATGTATAAGATCTTTGTGGACTGTCCAATGAAGAGCTCTGAAAATTTCTTCTAAATCTAGTAATTTTCTTTGAATTCCCTTACTGCTAAAACCACAGGATCCTGATACAATAAAATCTCAAGCGTCTTTCATTTCTGATACAAAAAGCTTTGTGAAGATcagtaaatataaatgtattagGTATTGCTTTCCTTCTTTTGAATAA
- the LOC138066527 gene encoding T-cell activation Rho GTPase-activating protein-like, with protein MPFPVHKPSAGAPGARVTRLPSLRFLTKVDGFYGPEVSLTAATVEMLILAEADAKKCPRLDPPDMQEGPGHPAAEGVKARRQGISWPPARKGTPANRDGPGHFDPGPSVALFGRPLAALCGEDGNLAQPVQHLLAILYEKGPDTEGIFRKAANERARRELKEVLDQGENAHLDSRPVHLLAVVLKDFLRNIPAKLLSDNLFDERMLALEKPSQQDKIDKLREVADNLPSANLLLLQRLLAVLHHISEKAETSKRDASNLAIGVGPNLLSLDMGNVLPLAAQERNDKVTALVEFLTDNCRAIFGEDVALPFSHSAEESLEHTDSSTGQPGAPQHNGSACNSAEPAAEGSPPASELQQPNGRGSSLRRPYPTCASAPSPRNITSGISSVDRWFSEPHLSFHNCSEGRRRELELSPREGNFPVQQQQLRVEEEALDTTPLQCCLCNHHMALYTQTILQLLPADLLLWPDASIFTSTTLLSASTPSKHLLKRGPKLLPPRATT; from the exons ATGCCCTTCCCTGTGCACAAGCCGAGcgcaggagccccgggagccagagtcacccgacTGCCCTCCTTGCGGTTCCTCACCAAGGTCGACGGCTTCTACGGTCCC GAGGTGTCACTGACGGCCGCCACCGTGGAGatgctgattttggcagag GCGGACGCCAAGAAATGCCCCCGCTTGGACCCACCCGACATGCAGGAAGGACCTGGCCACCCAGCTG cagagggagtAAAGGCAAGAAGGCAGGGGATATCCTGGCCCCCTGCTCGGAAAGGAACCCCTGCCAACCGGGACGGCCCAGGTCACTTCGACCCTGGCCCCAGCGTCGCTCTCTTTGGCCGGCCGCTGGCAGCTCTCTGCGGGGAAGATGGGAACCTGGCCCAGCCCGTCCAG catctcctggCTATACTGTACGAGAAAGGGCCTGACACTGAGGGCATCTTCAGGAAAGCGGCCAACGAGAGGGCCCGCAGGGAGCTGAAGGAGGTCCTTGACCAGGGTGAGAATGCTCACCTGGACAGCAGACCTGTGCACCTCTTGGCAGTGGTGCTCAAG gacttcctccgaaaCATCCCCGCCAAGCTCCTCTCCGACAACCTCTTTGACGAGCGGATGCTAGCGCTGGAGAAGCCGAGCCAGCAGGACAAGATTGACAAGCTGAGAGA GGTAGCTGACAACCTGCCGAGTGCAAACCTCCTCTTGCTCCAGCGCTTGCTCGCTGTGCTCCACCACATCAGCGAAAAGGCAGAGACCAGCAAAAGGGATGCCAGCAACCTTGCCATCGGCGTGGGGCCAAACCTGCTGAGCCTTGACATGGGCAACGTGCTCCCACTGGCAGCGCAGGAGAGGAATGACAAG GTGACGGCACTGGTGGAGTTCTTGACAGACAACTGCAGAGCAATATTTGGGGAGGACGTCGCCTTGCCTTTCAGTCACTCGGCCGAGGAGTCACTGGAGCACACAGACAGCTCCACAG gacagccaggggctccgcagcacaacgGTTCTGCCTGCAACAGCGCAGAGCCGGCAGCTgaaggcagccccccagcctcggAGCTGCAGCAACCCAACGGGAGGGGCAGCAGTCTCCGCAGACCATATCCAACAtgtgcctctgccccttccccgagGAACATCACAAGCGGCATCAGCAGCGTGGACAGGTGGTTCTCGGAGCCGCACCTGTCCTTCCACAACTGCTCtgagggcaggagaagggagctggagctgagccCAAGGGAGGGCAATTTCCCAGTTCAGCAGCAACAGCTAAGGGTGGAGGAGGAGGCACTTGACACAACGCCTTTGCAATGCTGCCTTTGCAATCATCACATGGCCCTCTACACACAAAccatcctccagctgctccctgcagacctgCTGCTCTGGCCTGATGCCTCCATCTTCACCAGCACCACACTACTTTCAGCCTCGACTCCCTCCAAACACCTTTTAAAACGGGGCCCCAAGCTTCTTCCACCAAGGGCCACCACCTGA
- the LOC104154191 gene encoding ostricacin-2 yields MRILYLLFPFFLLLLQGSAGFSFAPGNKAECEREKGYCGFLKCSFPFVVSGKCSRFFFCCKNIWG; encoded by the exons ATGCGGATCCTgtacctcctcttccccttcttcctcctgttgCTCCAGGGCAGTGCAG GATTCTCCTTTGCTCCAGGAAATAAGGCTGAATGTGAACGAGAAAAAGGTTATTGTGGATTCCTAAAATGCTCTTTCCCTTTTGTTGTCAGTGGAAAATGctcaagatttttcttttgctgcaaaaA CATATGGGGCTGA